From a single Mycolicibacterium moriokaense genomic region:
- a CDS encoding type III PLP-dependent enzyme domain-containing protein produces the protein MDETAVLHRCAQYRDGFKGTAVRVPAVLLRFTAVREWIQRQRLAVDVTTAGELAQAVVAGTEPERIVVHPRDGAGLPTPRAVTADVGRFVVSSSRHVGRLAAHTREHRQVLVDAAADGVGALASEVLAHSELDLVGLHCRLNDGDVVGALMLSRAIGEMSWIRRRYGVLLTQISLANLDVGERCERWLLRRVSDAISEVIDEACARHRFPRPALTLAPSRGALLLGH, from the coding sequence GTGGATGAAACTGCCGTCCTGCACCGCTGTGCGCAGTATCGCGACGGTTTCAAGGGAACGGCCGTCAGGGTCCCCGCGGTATTGCTGCGATTCACGGCCGTGCGGGAGTGGATACAGCGCCAGCGGTTGGCGGTCGACGTCACGACCGCCGGCGAGCTGGCCCAGGCCGTGGTGGCGGGAACCGAGCCAGAGCGCATCGTCGTCCATCCGCGCGACGGGGCCGGGTTGCCGACGCCCCGGGCCGTCACCGCCGACGTGGGGCGATTCGTTGTGAGCTCGAGCCGTCACGTCGGCAGACTTGCCGCGCACACCCGGGAGCATCGACAGGTGCTCGTCGATGCGGCCGCCGATGGAGTGGGGGCGCTGGCCTCGGAGGTGTTGGCGCACAGCGAACTCGATCTCGTCGGGTTGCATTGCCGATTGAATGACGGTGACGTCGTCGGCGCGTTGATGCTGAGCCGTGCGATCGGCGAGATGTCCTGGATTAGGCGCCGGTACGGCGTCCTGCTCACTCAGATCAGTCTCGCGAACCTCGATGTCGGTGAACGGTGCGAGCGGTGGCTCCTTCGCCGGGTGTCGGACGCGATCTCCGAGGTGATCGACGAGGCCTGCGCGCGGCACCGGTTTCCCCGGCCGGCGCTGACCCTGGCACCGTCGCGCGGCGCGCTCCTACTGGGGCACTAG
- a CDS encoding AAA family ATPase: MNDRYEFESMTFPDSMRLGEVENWVIEKVISATTTLLYGETKCGKSFLVSALIAALTTGDDFLGVPVPQDRAFRFALCWTDDMGAVEYRDRILTVMPDESPDVVFYRLPIMRSPQMWQSLYEQVLDDGRNFVVIDNYSQAINGPINHDDVAREFFDGVRRFVRAGIPVVVVAHSSDKFNANGGKSELPLGASYISQAVRWRIFARRSRRGNMTLRFTGNHAEPYELTLLHGAGARFEVIDRRAERPDEVKRQRTKARLDNGADLLAWLSTNCHGMAVRPASAKLGAELGISTEAAQGRIKRANIRKDGSGWRFKAEA; encoded by the coding sequence GTGAACGACAGGTACGAGTTCGAAAGCATGACCTTCCCCGACTCGATGCGCTTAGGAGAGGTTGAGAACTGGGTTATCGAGAAGGTTATTAGTGCCACAACGACTCTGCTTTACGGCGAAACGAAGTGCGGCAAGAGCTTCCTCGTTTCGGCGCTCATTGCGGCGCTGACAACCGGAGATGACTTCTTGGGCGTACCAGTGCCACAGGATCGAGCCTTCAGGTTTGCACTCTGCTGGACCGACGATATGGGTGCCGTCGAGTACCGCGACCGCATACTGACGGTGATGCCCGATGAATCACCAGACGTCGTGTTCTACCGGCTGCCGATCATGCGGTCGCCGCAGATGTGGCAGTCGCTCTACGAGCAGGTCTTGGACGATGGGCGCAACTTCGTGGTCATCGACAACTACTCGCAGGCGATCAACGGTCCCATCAACCACGACGACGTGGCCCGCGAGTTCTTCGACGGCGTACGGCGGTTCGTCCGCGCAGGCATCCCCGTCGTGGTGGTTGCACACTCCTCGGACAAGTTCAACGCCAATGGTGGTAAGTCAGAGTTGCCGCTCGGAGCGTCCTACATCTCCCAAGCGGTGCGTTGGCGGATCTTCGCCAGGCGGTCGCGCAGGGGGAACATGACGCTGAGATTCACCGGCAACCACGCCGAGCCCTACGAGCTGACACTGCTGCACGGCGCTGGTGCGAGGTTTGAGGTGATTGACCGCAGGGCGGAAAGGCCCGACGAGGTGAAGCGTCAGCGCACCAAGGCGAGGCTAGACAACGGGGCTGACCTGTTGGCTTGGCTCAGCACGAACTGCCACGGGATGGCCGTGCGCCCAGCATCGGCCAAGCTCGGCGCTGAGTTGGGCATCTCCACCGAGGCCGCCCAGGGGCGGATCAAGCGGGCCAATATCCGAAAAGATGGTTCGGGGTGGCGGTTCAAGGCTGAGGCATAA
- a CDS encoding phage tail tape measure protein: protein MAEVSVRVKALLDRRAAVDAARQLTDDFDRAGRRAGDNFQRALERPLSHIDTSAAAARAARGFSGAGAAAGRDFSRAVGDAMRGAISNATQQFGAFGSQADAVLGRISGKAGIAATGIAGVGLAAVAVGKQLYDLGAAFDDTFDNIVVRTGKVGAELESITGSVKRVAQTTAAPIESIGDTATRLAQTLGLTGAPLERLTAQLSDLQQMTGEAIDVRELSKAFHTFGVDVERNGVAVVDDLYKASQRTGQPIGELIATLRSAGPVARDLGLNLSQTAALLGEFEQAGIGSEVLRPALQRMAAEVGREGGNVRAELERIITDIATLPESAARAVAVDAFGTRNFESIFRAIRDGTLTVESLNKALASTGLSVEDARNQTADWQQELEKVINTLKTELEPVATAVFGGISTTITNFLIRPLSELNNLIKGNPLEDLPGWLGLDRTPPGPTSYDDHGRIVEVNPPKPIANPLDVLAGQGGGARVGGSIEELLAAPGAIPPPAPGAPAGVGGRAFGRPAIPNVAATDWFTGALRPWDPDGSGSGSGSQADFPTVPYTGDPMSLLQGFPVDSSLYSAASSVLDARHQQAQAEAKLNALVRDNTVEATAIQQARNELALAQRESFEAELRLNEAKQSATEKLTGTMQGAAEQVKGLTGELQQIGAEIDKDFGFSQGLPGILSNLFKLIANAAMAPVIGALSGVTSVYGTAGSGSGLLGLLSPRKSIFGEFPNIFGQYSEGMTAGPYGVGIPIDQAMQATQQQAGQWMGTGQWQLSGPAAALEALARSAHGGDYGWGASDLVRGLADCSGAISDLVEVLTTGTTSPGRLFDTSSAGAVLQSLGAVPGYMPGALNIGISHGGPGGGHMAATLPSGINFEAGGSNGGITYGGAAAGALDPQFTEHWALPVPGALPGATPTTSYTPGGVSAGGPGTGALFPGMAPPPAAIPGMTPFGSAMGTGAYSTPMMGRAYGEGRPAQAGFGLSGGGLLGMAMSGPGAVGGLLPGAGAGGPFIGQAAQIGIDEINRAISAGAELTGIAVEGLMETFSPVESELADPARGWAGRILGSIAGVSANVAPNIAGALTQQMNNGDQPLTPEQVAAERGIAAFAAQQAQQNMQVQVNVDNSKVPDIRSDAAVHQTNANMLPGGRT from the coding sequence TTGGCCGAAGTATCAGTACGTGTAAAGGCGCTCCTTGACCGCCGCGCAGCGGTCGATGCCGCCCGACAGTTGACCGACGACTTTGACCGGGCCGGAAGGCGTGCAGGCGACAACTTCCAGCGCGCACTGGAACGGCCCCTGTCGCACATCGACACCTCCGCTGCCGCCGCGCGGGCGGCACGGGGCTTCAGCGGTGCCGGGGCGGCTGCTGGGCGGGATTTTTCGCGGGCGGTTGGTGATGCCATGCGGGGGGCGATTTCCAATGCCACCCAGCAATTTGGCGCGTTTGGTTCGCAAGCTGATGCCGTGCTCGGCCGGATTTCCGGCAAGGCGGGCATAGCCGCAACGGGTATCGCTGGTGTGGGCCTGGCGGCTGTGGCTGTGGGGAAGCAGCTTTATGACCTTGGCGCGGCCTTTGATGACACCTTCGACAATATCGTGGTGCGCACCGGCAAGGTCGGTGCCGAGTTGGAGTCCATCACCGGTTCGGTCAAGCGCGTGGCGCAAACCACGGCCGCCCCAATCGAATCCATTGGCGACACCGCGACGAGGCTCGCGCAAACCCTCGGCCTGACTGGTGCGCCGCTTGAGCGACTGACTGCCCAGCTATCGGATCTCCAGCAGATGACGGGCGAAGCGATCGACGTTCGCGAGCTGTCAAAAGCGTTTCATACCTTTGGCGTTGACGTTGAGCGAAACGGCGTCGCCGTCGTTGATGATCTATACAAGGCCTCCCAAAGAACTGGCCAGCCCATCGGCGAACTGATCGCCACCCTCCGGTCGGCCGGTCCCGTGGCGAGGGACTTGGGCCTGAATCTGTCCCAAACCGCTGCTCTGCTAGGCGAATTTGAACAGGCCGGTATCGGCTCTGAGGTATTGCGCCCTGCGCTGCAAAGGATGGCCGCCGAGGTCGGCCGCGAGGGTGGCAATGTCCGCGCGGAGCTTGAGCGGATCATCACCGACATTGCGACGCTGCCCGAATCTGCCGCGCGTGCGGTGGCCGTTGATGCCTTTGGCACGCGCAACTTTGAGTCGATCTTTCGTGCGATTCGTGATGGCACGCTCACTGTCGAATCGCTGAACAAGGCTCTCGCCAGCACGGGGCTAAGTGTTGAGGATGCTCGAAACCAGACGGCGGACTGGCAGCAGGAATTAGAGAAGGTGATCAACACCCTCAAGACCGAGCTAGAACCCGTTGCCACGGCCGTATTCGGCGGCATCTCGACCACCATCACAAACTTTCTAATTCGCCCCCTCTCCGAGCTGAACAACCTGATCAAGGGAAACCCGCTAGAGGACCTGCCCGGCTGGCTTGGCCTCGACCGCACGCCGCCGGGCCCGACCTCTTACGACGATCATGGGCGCATCGTCGAGGTCAATCCGCCGAAGCCCATTGCGAATCCGCTAGACGTGTTGGCGGGCCAGGGCGGTGGCGCGCGCGTGGGCGGTTCAATAGAGGAGCTACTCGCCGCGCCGGGGGCGATCCCGCCTCCGGCGCCAGGTGCCCCCGCCGGCGTGGGCGGGCGCGCGTTTGGTCGGCCTGCGATACCGAATGTCGCTGCGACAGACTGGTTTACGGGCGCTCTCCGGCCGTGGGACCCCGATGGGTCGGGGTCGGGATCTGGCTCGCAGGCGGACTTTCCGACTGTGCCTTACACGGGCGATCCGATGTCGCTGCTACAGGGCTTTCCTGTTGATAGCTCGCTGTATTCGGCGGCATCGTCAGTGCTCGACGCCCGGCATCAGCAGGCCCAGGCGGAGGCCAAATTGAACGCGCTTGTGCGCGACAACACGGTGGAGGCAACCGCGATCCAGCAGGCCCGCAACGAGCTAGCACTTGCCCAGCGCGAAAGTTTCGAGGCCGAGCTTCGGCTTAACGAGGCGAAGCAGAGTGCGACCGAAAAGCTAACGGGCACAATGCAGGGCGCCGCTGAGCAGGTCAAGGGCCTGACTGGCGAGCTGCAGCAGATCGGCGCCGAGATCGACAAGGACTTCGGCTTTAGCCAGGGCCTGCCGGGCATCTTGTCGAATCTGTTCAAGCTCATTGCCAACGCCGCGATGGCACCGGTAATCGGCGCACTGAGTGGCGTGACAAGCGTCTACGGCACCGCCGGCAGTGGCTCAGGCTTGCTTGGTCTGCTTTCCCCACGCAAGTCCATATTTGGCGAGTTCCCAAACATCTTCGGCCAATACAGCGAAGGCATGACGGCTGGCCCGTACGGCGTCGGCATCCCAATCGACCAGGCGATGCAGGCGACGCAGCAGCAGGCTGGCCAATGGATGGGGACAGGACAATGGCAACTCTCCGGTCCCGCAGCCGCTCTCGAAGCCCTGGCCCGGTCCGCGCACGGCGGCGACTACGGTTGGGGCGCATCTGATCTGGTGCGCGGGCTGGCAGATTGCTCCGGCGCTATCAGCGATCTTGTGGAGGTTCTGACGACCGGCACCACCAGCCCCGGTCGGCTGTTCGACACGAGCAGTGCGGGCGCGGTCCTGCAATCACTCGGAGCCGTACCAGGCTACATGCCAGGGGCGTTGAACATCGGCATTTCGCACGGCGGTCCTGGTGGTGGCCACATGGCGGCCACCCTGCCCTCTGGTATTAATTTCGAGGCTGGCGGCTCCAACGGCGGGATTACCTACGGCGGCGCCGCTGCTGGGGCGCTTGATCCTCAGTTCACCGAGCACTGGGCACTCCCGGTCCCTGGAGCGCTCCCTGGTGCGACACCCACGACGAGTTACACACCGGGCGGTGTCTCGGCCGGTGGTCCTGGTACTGGTGCGCTATTTCCCGGCATGGCACCTCCTCCAGCCGCTATCCCCGGTATGACGCCCTTTGGTTCCGCAATGGGCACGGGTGCTTACAGCACTCCGATGATGGGCCGTGCGTACGGTGAGGGCCGACCAGCACAAGCAGGTTTCGGCCTGAGCGGTGGTGGCCTTCTTGGCATGGCCATGTCTGGGCCGGGTGCTGTTGGTGGCTTGCTCCCTGGTGCGGGTGCGGGTGGTCCGTTCATCGGGCAGGCCGCCCAGATCGGCATCGACGAAATCAACCGCGCGATCTCGGCGGGTGCGGAGCTGACCGGCATCGCGGTCGAGGGCCTGATGGAAACCTTCTCACCGGTCGAAAGCGAGTTGGCAGACCCCGCTCGCGGTTGGGCCGGAAGGATTCTCGGCAGCATCGCTGGCGTCTCGGCCAACGTCGCGCCCAATATCGCTGGCGCTCTTACGCAACAGATGAACAACGGTGACCAGCCACTCACCCCCGAACAGGTTGCCGCCGAGCGTGGTATTGCTGCCTTCGCGGCGCAGCAGGCGCAGCAGAACATGCAAGTCCAAGTCAACGTTGACAACTCGAAGGTGCCCGACATACGCAGCGATGCTGCGGTGCACCAGACAAATGCCAACATGCTCCCCGGGGGTCGGACATGA
- a CDS encoding HK97 gp10 family phage protein translates to MHLLQFDEGRSAKMEIQLDPRELEGVIAQEAKGNSELRRELDRVVDQVADTVRELAPARTGRFRRSIRVRRHSGLEGLDGDGALVGEVFSDDDAAKVAAIEFGSEDTPEYAPFARAAFRHR, encoded by the coding sequence TTGCATTTACTGCAATTCGATGAAGGGCGGTCGGCCAAGATGGAAATTCAGCTAGATCCGCGCGAACTTGAGGGGGTCATCGCCCAAGAAGCAAAGGGCAACAGTGAGTTACGGCGTGAGCTTGATCGTGTTGTCGATCAGGTCGCCGATACGGTTCGTGAGCTCGCCCCCGCGCGTACGGGCCGGTTTAGGCGCAGCATCAGGGTGCGCAGGCACAGTGGGCTGGAAGGCCTCGACGGTGATGGCGCCCTGGTCGGCGAGGTCTTCAGCGACGACGACGCGGCCAAGGTGGCCGCAATCGAGTTCGGCAGCGAGGACACGCCCGAATATGCGCCGTTCGCCCGTGCTGCCTTTAGGCACAGGTAG
- a CDS encoding terminase TerL endonuclease subunit, translating into MAVVGNARAHFEDLSQPPWYRWREKDPAERCIRFIERYCRSPKGHGFGRLLKLAEFQRAWIREILQPGIRQAVLSAPRGQGKSTLLAAIALWAVFDKNPTGQPIVPIMATTVGQAARSVYDVACKMVAAEPEMSKRALVYTAISNAKIVVGYNGGECFPIANDVDGLQGLDPTCAIVDEIGFQPLASWQAMVLASGKRSQSLVVGIGTPGVDREKSALWHLREIWAGGEAPEGFSYTELSAPDDCDYRDESMWLLANPAIAEGYLSLDALRTDVKMSPESEFRLFRLGQWVEGTDCWLGVDGRRVWRALVSDYQMVDGADTWVGVDVGLKRDCSAVVIGQRRPDGVLHTAAKIWKPSPDRAIDVTGVMAHLRELHRTYSVVAVAYDPAYFDVQATELADEGLPMVVIPQSPERMVPAVGGLYEAIMRGELSHDGAADYERHILNAMPVYTDKGFRLTKSKSRGHIDAAIALALCHDRAQHPAPKRAPAFVI; encoded by the coding sequence ATGGCCGTCGTTGGCAATGCAAGAGCCCACTTCGAGGATCTGTCGCAGCCCCCCTGGTACCGCTGGCGCGAGAAAGACCCCGCCGAACGCTGCATCAGGTTTATCGAACGCTACTGCCGGTCGCCCAAGGGGCACGGCTTTGGTCGGCTCCTAAAGCTGGCCGAGTTTCAAAGGGCGTGGATTAGGGAGATCCTGCAACCCGGCATCCGGCAGGCAGTGTTATCGGCTCCGCGCGGGCAAGGTAAATCAACTCTGTTGGCCGCTATCGCGCTATGGGCGGTCTTCGATAAGAACCCCACTGGTCAGCCCATCGTCCCGATCATGGCAACGACCGTTGGTCAGGCTGCCCGTTCGGTCTACGACGTGGCCTGCAAGATGGTGGCCGCTGAGCCGGAAATGTCAAAGCGTGCCTTGGTCTATACCGCGATCAGCAACGCCAAGATCGTGGTGGGCTACAACGGCGGTGAATGCTTCCCCATCGCTAACGACGTGGACGGCCTTCAGGGGCTAGACCCCACGTGTGCGATTGTCGATGAAATCGGCTTCCAACCGCTGGCCTCGTGGCAGGCGATGGTGTTGGCCTCCGGTAAGCGCTCCCAGTCTCTTGTGGTCGGTATCGGTACCCCCGGTGTGGACCGGGAGAAATCCGCACTGTGGCACCTGCGGGAGATATGGGCGGGCGGTGAGGCCCCCGAAGGGTTTTCCTACACCGAACTATCCGCACCTGACGACTGCGACTACCGCGACGAATCCATGTGGCTACTCGCGAACCCCGCGATAGCCGAGGGTTACCTGTCCCTTGACGCCCTGCGCACCGATGTCAAAATGTCGCCCGAGTCAGAGTTTCGATTGTTCCGCCTGGGCCAGTGGGTTGAGGGCACCGACTGCTGGCTAGGTGTGGACGGCCGCCGAGTCTGGCGCGCACTGGTCAGCGACTACCAAATGGTCGACGGTGCCGACACGTGGGTCGGTGTGGACGTTGGCCTTAAGCGCGACTGTAGCGCCGTAGTCATCGGCCAACGCCGCCCCGATGGGGTTCTACACACCGCGGCCAAAATCTGGAAGCCCTCACCGGACCGGGCCATCGACGTTACCGGTGTCATGGCCCACCTACGGGAGTTGCACCGCACTTACAGCGTGGTGGCGGTGGCCTACGACCCAGCCTATTTCGACGTGCAGGCAACAGAACTCGCCGACGAAGGCCTACCAATGGTGGTCATACCCCAGTCGCCAGAGCGGATGGTGCCAGCCGTTGGCGGGCTGTACGAGGCGATTATGCGCGGAGAGCTATCCCACGACGGCGCAGCCGATTACGAGCGACACATCCTCAACGCCATGCCTGTCTACACCGATAAGGGTTTTCGCCTCACCAAGTCCAAGAGCCGTGGACACATCGACGCCGCTATCGCGCTGGCGCTGTGTCACGACCGCGCACAGCACCCGGCACCTAAGCGTGCACCAGCCTTTGTCATCTAG
- a CDS encoding phage portal protein — protein MLTTNAVTRMVDFIGSPLTGAPVDECSVLGLSAVYRAVSLIAGGIATLPLRVVQESDGVTERVPSWLDKPAGGLTRYELVETTLLHLLLWGNAYLAHIYNNAGALSGVSPIHPSAVCVEIDYSTSAKTYRVSLEDGTTRAFTDLSMTHIKWLSSDGYVGLSPLTLARSGAFGIALAADRSASRLFNGGALMSAIATVDEEMDEESAKAIKEGLDRRIAGEPNAGKIAFINRKVNIHPWTISNEDLQWIQAREFQIEEIARIYGVPATLIGLSDKQSSWGTGIREMHQAMARWTFMPWTTRIEQRLSLLLPPNRKAEFDYRDLLAPDPQTEIELLIKQVQAGLLSHAEARQILNRRPLPESERPQAQEPQEPNDES, from the coding sequence GTGCTCACCACCAACGCGGTAACCCGCATGGTTGACTTTATCGGCTCGCCCCTGACGGGTGCCCCCGTCGATGAGTGCAGTGTTCTGGGCCTGTCCGCCGTCTACCGAGCCGTGTCGCTGATTGCAGGCGGCATAGCCACCCTCCCGCTGCGCGTCGTTCAGGAAAGCGATGGCGTCACCGAGCGTGTGCCCTCTTGGTTGGACAAGCCTGCAGGCGGGTTAACTCGCTACGAACTCGTTGAGACGACCCTGCTGCACCTACTGCTTTGGGGTAATGCCTATCTCGCGCACATCTACAACAACGCCGGTGCGTTGAGCGGCGTATCGCCCATCCACCCCTCTGCGGTATGCGTCGAGATCGACTACAGCACCAGCGCAAAGACCTACCGCGTCAGCCTTGAGGACGGCACTACGCGAGCCTTTACGGATCTGAGCATGACTCACATCAAGTGGCTCAGTTCGGATGGTTACGTGGGGCTTTCGCCTTTGACGCTGGCCAGAAGCGGTGCCTTCGGCATCGCCCTGGCGGCCGACCGTTCTGCGTCCCGGCTGTTCAACGGTGGTGCGTTGATGTCCGCCATCGCCACCGTTGATGAGGAGATGGATGAGGAAAGCGCGAAGGCCATAAAAGAGGGACTGGACCGCAGGATCGCGGGCGAACCCAACGCGGGCAAGATCGCCTTCATTAACCGGAAGGTCAACATCCATCCCTGGACGATCAGCAATGAGGACCTCCAGTGGATACAGGCGCGCGAATTCCAAATCGAAGAAATTGCACGGATTTACGGTGTGCCGGCGACCCTGATCGGGCTCAGCGATAAGCAATCCTCGTGGGGCACCGGCATCCGCGAGATGCATCAGGCCATGGCCCGATGGACGTTCATGCCGTGGACTACGCGTATTGAGCAGCGGCTCTCGCTCCTGCTCCCACCCAATCGCAAGGCAGAGTTCGACTATCGAGACCTGCTGGCACCCGATCCTCAAACGGAGATCGAGTTGCTAATCAAACAGGTGCAGGCGGGACTTCTGTCCCACGCGGAGGCGCGGCAGATCCTCAACCGGCGCCCCCTGCCCGAATCCGAACGGCCGCAAGCGCAAGAGCCACAGGAACCCAATGATGAAAGCTGA
- a CDS encoding HK97 family phage prohead protease, whose protein sequence is MKADLSVWEYRSRIEQRSDSETLTLTGYASTFDDYQMYGGPSAGGWIERVDRHAFDETLRENPDLHLLVNHEGLPLARTRSGTLVLSVDDHGLKVVATLDRSDPDVQRLEPKMRRGDLTEMSFAFRVKAQTWSAAPGFDDPESLRLIQQVDLHKGDVSVVNFGANSSTSATIRSLNPPAEIDGRTQLIRVRIKTLSKGNSIVN, encoded by the coding sequence ATGAAAGCTGATCTATCGGTCTGGGAATACCGGTCCCGCATCGAACAACGCTCAGACTCAGAGACTCTCACCCTCACCGGGTACGCCAGCACATTCGATGACTACCAAATGTATGGCGGACCATCTGCCGGTGGGTGGATCGAACGAGTGGACCGCCATGCCTTCGACGAGACACTACGCGAAAACCCAGACCTCCACCTGTTGGTCAACCATGAGGGCCTCCCCCTGGCTCGCACCAGGTCAGGGACGCTCGTCCTGTCGGTGGACGACCACGGGCTGAAGGTCGTAGCGACGCTGGATAGGTCCGATCCCGATGTCCAGCGGCTAGAGCCCAAGATGCGCCGGGGAGACCTCACCGAAATGTCCTTCGCCTTCCGCGTGAAGGCTCAGACATGGAGTGCCGCACCAGGATTCGATGATCCCGAGTCGCTGCGACTTATCCAACAGGTTGACCTCCATAAGGGCGACGTTTCGGTGGTCAATTTCGGTGCCAATTCTTCAACCTCCGCCACCATCCGATCACTCAACCCCCCGGCCGAGATCGACGGTCGGACACAGCTGATCCGCGTTCGGATCAAGACCCTTTCGAAAGGTAATTCGATTGTCAATTGA
- a CDS encoding phage major capsid protein — protein sequence MSIDEILEKLQAISDLGETRSLTDDEVAEYESLETELKAAQKTAELQQRTAAYKAPNSSPVAPVKVTEPATYRRDDLRTSYFRDFMRVHRGMDPDGDAAERLRRHAIDVKTNPEYRDLDRGDGTGGYAVPPIWLVSQYVELARAGRAYANTVTNLTLPPGTDSINIPKVLTGTATAIQTADNTNVAETDLTDTSVQASVRTIAGQQDVAIQLLDQSPISFDEVIFRDLIADYATKVDLQVISGSGASGQVLGVRNTSGITTIAATSGSDNVGLLFAKIADAVQRVHTQRFMAPTVIIMHPRRWAFFLAARDDVGRPLVVPNGPGQNQIATLSGVLAEQVVGQMHGLPVVTDPNMPTTLGASTNEDVIHVLRASDLLLWESALRTRVLPEVGSGTLTTRLQVYGYVAFTAARYPQSVVELGGTALATPAFA from the coding sequence TTGTCAATTGATGAAATCTTGGAGAAGCTCCAAGCCATCTCAGACCTCGGCGAGACTCGGTCGCTGACCGACGACGAAGTCGCTGAGTATGAATCTCTGGAAACGGAGCTCAAGGCGGCGCAAAAGACCGCCGAGTTGCAACAGCGCACCGCTGCATACAAGGCCCCCAACAGTTCCCCCGTCGCCCCGGTGAAGGTGACCGAACCGGCCACCTACCGCAGGGACGATTTGCGGACGTCGTACTTCCGCGACTTTATGCGCGTTCACCGAGGCATGGACCCCGACGGCGATGCCGCAGAGCGCCTGCGCCGTCACGCAATCGACGTCAAGACCAACCCCGAATACCGCGACCTCGACCGAGGGGACGGCACGGGTGGATATGCGGTCCCGCCGATTTGGCTGGTCTCGCAATATGTCGAGTTGGCCCGCGCCGGTAGGGCTTACGCCAACACCGTCACCAACCTGACGCTGCCGCCCGGCACCGACTCAATCAACATCCCCAAGGTGTTGACCGGCACCGCGACCGCCATCCAGACGGCCGACAACACCAACGTAGCGGAGACGGACCTGACGGACACCAGCGTGCAGGCCAGCGTCAGGACCATCGCAGGCCAGCAGGACGTAGCCATCCAGCTGTTGGACCAGTCGCCGATCTCGTTCGATGAGGTCATCTTCCGCGACCTGATCGCCGACTACGCTACCAAGGTTGACCTTCAAGTCATCTCCGGTTCCGGCGCGTCGGGTCAAGTACTGGGCGTGCGTAACACGTCGGGTATCACGACGATCGCCGCGACCTCCGGCTCGGATAACGTCGGTCTGCTGTTCGCCAAGATCGCCGATGCCGTCCAGCGGGTGCACACCCAGCGCTTCATGGCACCGACCGTGATCATCATGCATCCGCGTCGGTGGGCCTTCTTCCTGGCGGCTCGCGACGACGTCGGCCGTCCGCTGGTCGTCCCCAACGGGCCGGGTCAGAACCAAATCGCCACGCTCAGTGGGGTTCTCGCCGAGCAGGTGGTGGGTCAGATGCACGGCCTGCCGGTCGTGACCGACCCGAACATGCCGACCACGCTGGGCGCGAGCACCAATGAGGACGTTATCCACGTGTTGCGGGCCTCGGACCTCCTCTTGTGGGAGAGCGCACTTCGCACCCGCGTTCTGCCCGAGGTGGGTTCCGGCACCCTGACCACTCGGCTACAGGTCTATGGCTACGTGGCTTTCACGGCGGCGCGCTACCCCCAGAGCGTTGTGGAGCTGGGCGGAACTGCGTTGGCCACACCGGCGTTCGCTTAA
- a CDS encoding zinc finger domain-containing protein, with translation MKTLVCTISCPFCGASPGQPCVELRAGAVGRMDTYHFTRVGWPRGGPEYGPNTN, from the coding sequence ATGAAGACACTCGTATGCACTATCTCCTGCCCGTTCTGCGGAGCCAGCCCTGGCCAACCGTGCGTGGAGTTGAGGGCGGGCGCGGTGGGCCGCATGGATACATATCACTTCACCCGCGTTGGGTGGCCGCGCGGTGGACCCGAGTACGGACCCAATACGAACTGA